One segment of Herbaspirillum hiltneri N3 DNA contains the following:
- a CDS encoding LysR family transcriptional regulator — MELRHFRCFAAVAETLHFARAAEQLGISPPALTKQIQEIERLLDVRLFQRTKRSVNLTSAGEVFREEALRTLQQAARAEDAARRAGRGEIGRIEIGYIASAAYSGLLQTEVARFRADHPLVQLNLVEAPMDTLPLQVSNGSLDLAFIRPPVPCPADVTFLTLLQDDFVVALPEDSPLAEHETVPAVALASANFVLPEQASGTMEVARRGRFVPRTLPNPGGLVAVVTLVSLGQGVAIVPASVMQRVNMPGVTYRQIEGKIIPGAIALASRKHEKSPVVRAFLKQLKSRQADR; from the coding sequence ATGGAGCTTCGCCATTTCCGCTGTTTCGCCGCCGTCGCCGAGACGCTGCATTTTGCCCGCGCCGCCGAGCAACTCGGCATTTCGCCGCCGGCGCTGACCAAGCAGATCCAGGAAATCGAGCGCCTGCTGGATGTCCGCCTGTTCCAGCGCACCAAGCGTTCGGTGAACCTGACCTCGGCCGGCGAAGTGTTCCGGGAAGAAGCACTACGTACCTTGCAGCAAGCTGCGCGCGCCGAAGACGCCGCACGCCGCGCCGGTCGCGGCGAGATCGGCCGTATCGAAATCGGCTATATCGCTTCGGCGGCGTATTCCGGCTTGCTGCAAACCGAAGTCGCGCGCTTTCGCGCCGACCATCCGCTGGTGCAGCTCAATCTCGTCGAAGCGCCGATGGATACGCTCCCGCTCCAGGTCAGCAACGGCAGCCTCGACCTCGCCTTCATCCGGCCGCCGGTACCCTGTCCGGCCGACGTCACTTTCCTCACCTTGCTACAGGACGATTTTGTCGTGGCGCTGCCTGAGGACTCACCGCTGGCGGAGCACGAAACCGTGCCGGCGGTCGCCCTCGCCTCGGCGAACTTCGTCTTGCCGGAGCAGGCTTCTGGCACCATGGAAGTGGCCCGGCGCGGACGCTTCGTACCGCGCACGCTGCCCAACCCGGGCGGACTGGTGGCGGTGGTGACGCTGGTGTCCCTGGGTCAGGGCGTGGCGATTGTCCCGGCGTCGGTGATGCAACGCGTGAACATGCCCGGCGTGACGTATCGGCAAATCGAGGGGAAGATCATTCCGGGAGCCATCGCGCTGGCTTCGCGCAAGCATGAAAAATCTCCCGTGGTGCGCGCTTTCCTGAAACAGCTGAAATCGCGTCAGGCTGACAGGTAG
- a CDS encoding ATP-dependent helicase — MNVDYLEKLNPEQRQAVEFGITPGQPAAPPARPLLVIAGAGSGKTNTLAHRVAHLIVNGADPRRILLMTFSRRAAAEMTRRVQRICGEALGANGRIMADALSWAGTFHGIGAQILREYADQIGLDPNFSIHDREDSADLMNLVRHELGLSRTEKRFPLKATCLAIYSRVVNSEAPLDSILHKVFPWCAEWEAQLRTLFGAYVEAKQAHNVLDYDDLLLYWAQTIGERVLADDIGARFDHVLVDEYQDTNRLQSSILLALKPDGRGLTVVGDDAQAIYSFRAATVRNILDFPRAFDPPADIVTLDRNYRSTQPILAAANSVIDKALERFTKNLWTERVSDHKPQLVSVRDEADQARYIVERILENREAGSTLKDQAVLFRASDHSGPLEIELVRRNIPFVKFGGLKFLDSAHVKDMLAMLRFVQNPRDRVAGFRLMQLLPGVGPGSAQKVLDAMAAHADPIAALSELPAPPRSGDDWRGFVEVLQFMAQGKTGWPGEIAHARSWYAPHLERKHEDATTRQADLLQLEQIASGYPSRERFLTELTLDPPDATSDQSGVPLLDEDYLILSTIHSSKGQEWKSVYVLNVVDGCIPADLATGSTDEIEEERRLLYVAMTRAKDDLHLMVPQKFFTGGQHAQGDRHVYASRTRFIPPGVLPHFASSAWPVVAVGPSGRPDARQMRVDVAARMRGMWK, encoded by the coding sequence ATGAACGTCGACTATCTGGAGAAACTCAACCCCGAACAACGTCAGGCGGTGGAATTCGGCATCACGCCGGGCCAACCGGCGGCGCCCCCTGCCCGTCCCTTGCTGGTGATTGCCGGCGCCGGTTCGGGCAAGACCAATACGCTGGCGCACCGGGTCGCCCATTTGATCGTAAATGGCGCCGATCCACGCCGCATTTTGCTGATGACTTTTTCACGCCGCGCCGCCGCAGAAATGACGCGCCGCGTCCAGCGCATCTGCGGCGAAGCGCTCGGGGCCAACGGCCGCATCATGGCCGATGCATTGTCCTGGGCCGGCACCTTCCACGGCATCGGCGCGCAGATCCTGCGCGAATATGCGGATCAGATCGGACTCGATCCCAATTTCTCCATCCACGACCGCGAAGATTCGGCCGACCTCATGAATCTGGTGCGGCATGAACTGGGCTTGTCCAGGACCGAAAAACGCTTCCCGCTCAAGGCGACCTGCCTGGCGATCTACTCGCGCGTAGTGAATTCCGAAGCGCCGCTGGACAGCATCCTGCACAAGGTTTTTCCGTGGTGTGCGGAATGGGAGGCGCAGCTGCGCACGCTGTTCGGCGCCTATGTCGAAGCCAAGCAGGCGCACAACGTGCTCGACTACGACGACCTGCTGCTGTACTGGGCGCAGACCATCGGCGAACGCGTGCTGGCAGACGACATCGGCGCGCGCTTCGATCACGTGCTGGTGGATGAATACCAGGACACCAACCGCCTGCAATCGTCGATCCTGCTGGCGCTGAAACCGGACGGCCGGGGCCTCACGGTGGTCGGCGACGACGCCCAGGCGATCTACTCGTTCCGTGCCGCGACGGTGCGCAACATCCTCGACTTTCCGCGCGCCTTCGATCCGCCGGCCGACATCGTCACGCTCGATCGCAACTACCGCTCGACGCAGCCGATCCTGGCCGCGGCCAACAGCGTGATTGACAAGGCGCTGGAACGCTTCACCAAGAACCTCTGGACCGAGCGCGTCTCCGACCACAAGCCGCAGCTGGTATCGGTGCGCGACGAAGCCGACCAGGCGCGCTACATCGTCGAACGCATACTTGAGAACCGCGAAGCCGGCAGCACGCTGAAGGATCAGGCGGTGCTGTTCCGCGCCTCCGACCACAGCGGTCCGCTTGAAATCGAACTGGTGCGCCGGAACATTCCCTTCGTCAAATTCGGCGGTCTCAAATTCCTCGACAGCGCGCACGTCAAGGACATGCTGGCGATGCTGCGCTTCGTGCAAAATCCGCGTGACCGCGTGGCCGGATTCCGTCTGATGCAGTTGCTGCCCGGCGTCGGTCCGGGTTCGGCGCAAAAGGTGCTGGACGCCATGGCGGCGCATGCCGATCCGATTGCCGCGTTGTCCGAATTGCCGGCGCCGCCACGCAGCGGCGACGACTGGCGCGGCTTCGTCGAGGTGCTGCAGTTCATGGCGCAAGGCAAGACCGGCTGGCCCGGCGAGATCGCGCATGCGCGCAGCTGGTACGCACCGCACCTCGAACGCAAGCATGAAGACGCCACCACGCGCCAGGCCGACCTGCTGCAACTGGAGCAGATCGCCTCCGGCTATCCCTCGCGCGAGCGCTTCCTGACCGAACTTACGCTCGATCCTCCGGACGCCACCAGCGACCAGTCGGGCGTGCCGCTGCTGGACGAGGATTACCTGATCCTGTCGACCATCCATTCTTCCAAAGGCCAGGAATGGAAATCGGTCTATGTGCTCAACGTTGTCGACGGCTGCATCCCGGCCGATCTGGCTACCGGCAGCACTGATGAAATCGAAGAGGAACGCCGCTTGCTCTACGTCGCCATGACGCGCGCCAAGGACGACCTGCATCTGATGGTGCCGCAGAAATTCTTCACCGGCGGCCAGCACGCGCAAGGCGACCGGCATGTCTACGCATCGCGCACGCGCTTCATTCCGCCCGGCGTGCTGCCGCATTTCGCCAGTAGCGCATGGCCGGTGGTCGCAGTCGGCCCGAGCGGACGCCCCGATGCGCGGCAGATGCGCGTCGACGTGGCGGCGCGCATGCGCGGGATGTGGAAATGA
- a CDS encoding DUF2970 domain-containing protein produces MASLQSKRTEKRSFFATLAAVFWSFVGLRHLADYEKDATSFNPFYVIGAGVVGVGIFIAVLLVVVKLVVA; encoded by the coding sequence ATGGCGTCGCTGCAATCCAAACGAACAGAGAAGCGTTCTTTCTTCGCCACGCTGGCGGCGGTGTTCTGGTCCTTTGTCGGACTGCGACACTTGGCGGACTATGAGAAGGACGCGACCTCGTTCAATCCGTTTTATGTGATCGGCGCCGGTGTGGTCGGCGTCGGCATTTTCATCGCGGTGCTGCTGGTCGTGGTGAAACTGGTTGTTGCCTAG
- a CDS encoding MFS transporter, which produces MNSPSIAVRDDSDPGDAARRRKERNILLICSSVCALIVLDTNIVAVSLPSVARSLHADFSDIEWIVSAYMLAFASLLLPAGSLADRFGRKRMMLLGLGLFSLASLGCGLAWSTGALQIARAVKGVGAAMLLTSALAVIGHVFHTEKDRTHAWAVWGACMGVSMTVAPLLGGLITQLLGWRWIFLLNLPVCLCLGTLVYREVAESKNASATAARLDPWGSLLLSGGLGCLIWALINANAAGWSSAATLLRTGGGILMLALFVPVELMQKRPMIDLRLFRHAPFVGAVLAMFGYASSAQVMMTFLPLYLQNAFAYSAIVAGLAMLPFALAMMIFPRVGAALTRYMPLHGVMGLGMALVCAGNVLVAIAAYAGSYWMVLAGMLVTGSGAGLLNGNTQKAIMNCVPRERTGMASGISTTTRFAAIVLAIACLGCVLTVRTGSYLKQGLIGANLPQPGGFTDVVERIVAGDSAAALPALGNSLEALRIAQAGFAHAFSLLMLAAAAIAAVSGVLLFRLMGSRKGAPVDALPV; this is translated from the coding sequence ATGAATAGCCCATCCATCGCCGTTCGCGACGACTCTGATCCCGGCGACGCTGCACGCCGCCGCAAGGAGCGCAACATCCTGCTGATCTGCTCCAGCGTGTGCGCGCTGATCGTGCTCGACACCAACATCGTCGCCGTCTCGCTGCCGTCGGTGGCGCGTTCGCTGCATGCCGATTTCAGCGACATCGAATGGATCGTCAGCGCCTACATGCTGGCGTTCGCTTCCTTGCTGTTGCCGGCCGGCAGCCTGGCCGACCGCTTCGGCCGAAAACGCATGATGCTGCTCGGCCTCGGCTTGTTCAGCCTGGCTTCGCTGGGCTGCGGACTAGCCTGGTCGACCGGCGCATTGCAGATCGCGCGCGCCGTCAAAGGCGTCGGCGCCGCAATGCTGCTGACCTCCGCGCTGGCGGTGATCGGCCACGTCTTTCACACTGAAAAAGACCGTACGCATGCGTGGGCGGTATGGGGAGCCTGCATGGGCGTGTCGATGACGGTGGCGCCCTTGCTGGGCGGCTTGATCACGCAATTGCTCGGCTGGCGCTGGATTTTCCTGCTCAATTTGCCGGTGTGCCTGTGTCTCGGCACGCTGGTGTACCGGGAGGTTGCGGAGTCCAAAAACGCCAGCGCCACTGCCGCACGGCTCGATCCCTGGGGCAGCCTGCTGCTGAGCGGCGGCCTGGGTTGCCTGATCTGGGCGTTGATCAATGCCAACGCCGCCGGCTGGAGCAGCGCCGCGACCCTGCTGCGCACCGGCGGCGGGATATTGATGCTGGCCCTGTTCGTGCCGGTGGAGTTGATGCAGAAGCGGCCGATGATCGACCTGCGCCTGTTCCGCCATGCGCCTTTTGTCGGCGCAGTGCTGGCGATGTTCGGCTACGCCAGCTCGGCGCAGGTGATGATGACTTTCCTGCCGCTGTACCTGCAGAACGCCTTCGCGTATTCCGCCATCGTGGCCGGTCTGGCGATGCTGCCGTTTGCGCTGGCGATGATGATTTTCCCGCGTGTCGGCGCCGCGCTGACGCGCTACATGCCGCTGCACGGGGTAATGGGACTGGGCATGGCGCTGGTATGCGCGGGCAATGTGCTGGTAGCGATTGCCGCGTACGCCGGGAGTTACTGGATGGTGCTGGCTGGCATGCTGGTCACGGGCAGCGGCGCCGGGCTGCTCAACGGCAACACGCAAAAAGCCATCATGAACTGCGTTCCGCGCGAACGCACCGGCATGGCTTCCGGCATCAGCACCACCACGCGTTTTGCCGCCATCGTACTGGCCATCGCCTGCCTCGGCTGCGTGCTGACGGTGCGCACCGGCAGTTACCTCAAGCAAGGATTGATCGGCGCCAACTTGCCGCAGCCGGGCGGCTTCACCGACGTGGTTGAGCGCATCGTCGCCGGCGACAGCGCGGCCGCCTTGCCGGCGCTCGGCAACAGCCTGGAGGCGCTGCGTATCGCGCAGGCCGGCTTCGCCCACGCATTTTCCTTGTTGATGCTGGCGGCCGCTGCGATTGCCGCGGTGTCGGGCGTGTTGCTGTTCAGGTTGATGGGCAGCCGCAAGGGCGCGCCCGTCGACGCATTACCTGTTTAA
- a CDS encoding NUDIX hydrolase codes for MSDAHSAAYPVSVKGVLLTPHGDVVLLLNERNEWELPGGRIELGESSTECLAREIREELDLQVDVGAPVDTYLFEVIPGKHVFIATYRCTLTGPYAPVVSHEHKRVGAFPPHALPVNLPDGYRRSIQAAMHRQ; via the coding sequence ATGAGCGACGCGCATTCCGCCGCTTATCCGGTGTCCGTCAAGGGTGTCTTGCTGACGCCGCACGGCGACGTCGTGCTCCTGCTCAACGAACGCAACGAATGGGAGTTGCCCGGCGGCCGGATTGAATTGGGAGAATCCTCCACCGAATGCCTGGCGCGCGAAATCCGCGAAGAGCTGGACCTGCAGGTCGACGTCGGTGCGCCGGTCGATACTTACCTGTTCGAAGTGATCCCGGGCAAACACGTCTTTATCGCCACCTATCGCTGCACGCTGACCGGTCCCTACGCTCCGGTCGTGAGCCACGAACACAAGCGCGTGGGCGCGTTTCCTCCGCATGCCTTGCCGGTCAATCTGCCGGATGGCTATCGGCGGTCCATCCAGGCGGCGATGCATCGCCAATAA
- a CDS encoding GGDEF domain-containing protein, producing MRRGFSFKAKWPRILIQDGWGLSACFVLLSSLVLVVIWGITMTHVASEKKLAVESASSESHNMAAIMAANLNDRLSRAGQYAAVGSKVLDGDASAAEYLGLLFNGDSAYVRAAVFDAQMRLRYSSAGLPEESEFARLLERAYPQAAAGAEAPEAGTILFGKTDSHNWRMPMLIALQAPKSGARGYLVAILDLGRFLHDYQQIGDGYLIAVNGGTGAPLVALNDRRLLVGDNSAAFTSASSVTNLQKLSAYPLSVSVTIDPDAIVSDLTRSHYEYVRYAIVISIAVVTLTLILIGISYHRKKLYERLARSEREKICLIEQLEKEKTRAYQLASHDYLTGIPNRMLFSELAGAELSRAKRSPNLYALFFIDLDGFKPINDTLGHAVGDLLLKAVAQRLCASLREYDLVARLGGDEFVVLLSDIKYQSQIADIADKLIKTVGAPYLNLGGHEVGTSLSIGIALYPDDGHTVDELLSKADAAMYAAKKAGKGAYRFHDSSVHSGLPGRLPSTVTRYLSA from the coding sequence TTGCGGCGCGGATTTTCATTCAAGGCAAAATGGCCCAGGATCCTGATTCAGGATGGCTGGGGCCTGTCCGCCTGCTTCGTGCTGCTGTCCTCTTTGGTGCTGGTGGTCATCTGGGGCATCACCATGACGCACGTCGCCAGCGAAAAGAAGCTGGCCGTGGAAAGCGCCTCCTCCGAAAGCCACAACATGGCTGCCATCATGGCCGCCAATCTCAATGACCGCCTCAGCCGTGCCGGGCAATATGCCGCCGTCGGCAGCAAAGTCCTCGACGGCGACGCGAGCGCGGCCGAGTATCTGGGCCTGCTGTTCAACGGCGACAGCGCCTATGTCCGCGCCGCCGTGTTCGACGCGCAGATGCGGCTGCGCTATTCCTCCGCCGGACTTCCCGAAGAAAGCGAATTCGCGCGGCTGCTGGAACGCGCCTACCCGCAAGCGGCTGCCGGTGCGGAAGCGCCTGAAGCCGGCACGATTTTGTTCGGCAAGACCGACAGCCATAACTGGCGCATGCCGATGCTGATCGCATTGCAGGCGCCGAAGAGCGGCGCGCGCGGCTATCTGGTTGCGATACTCGACTTGGGACGCTTCCTCCACGATTACCAGCAGATCGGCGATGGCTATCTCATCGCGGTCAATGGCGGCACGGGTGCGCCGTTGGTTGCACTCAACGACCGCAGGTTGCTGGTGGGCGACAACAGCGCCGCATTCACTTCCGCCTCCAGCGTCACGAACCTGCAAAAGCTGAGCGCCTATCCGCTCAGCGTGAGCGTGACCATCGATCCCGACGCCATCGTTTCGGACCTGACGCGATCACACTACGAATACGTGCGCTACGCCATCGTCATTTCCATCGCGGTGGTGACATTGACGCTGATCCTGATCGGCATTTCCTATCATCGCAAGAAGCTGTACGAGCGCCTGGCGCGTTCGGAGCGTGAAAAGATCTGTCTCATCGAGCAGCTCGAAAAGGAAAAGACGCGCGCCTACCAGCTGGCCTCGCATGACTACCTGACCGGGATTCCCAACCGCATGCTGTTCAGCGAACTGGCCGGCGCCGAATTGTCGCGCGCCAAGCGCAGCCCCAATCTGTACGCGTTGTTCTTCATTGATCTCGATGGCTTCAAGCCGATCAACGATACGCTCGGCCACGCGGTGGGCGACCTGCTGCTGAAAGCCGTGGCGCAGCGCCTGTGCGCCAGCCTGCGCGAATACGATCTGGTGGCGCGCCTGGGCGGCGACGAGTTCGTGGTCTTGCTGTCCGACATCAAGTATCAAAGCCAGATCGCCGACATCGCCGACAAATTGATCAAGACCGTCGGCGCGCCGTACCTCAACCTCGGCGGCCACGAAGTCGGCACCAGCCTGAGCATCGGTATCGCGCTGTATCCCGACGACGGTCATACCGTCGACGAGTTGCTGTCCAAGGCGGACGCCGCCATGTACGCCGCCAAGAAAGCCGGCAAGGGCGCTTATCGCTTCCACGACAGCAGCGTCCACAGCGGCTTGCCGGGACGCCTGCCGTCGACCGTAACGCGCTACCTGTCAGCCTGA
- the gcvH gene encoding glycine cleavage system protein GcvH encodes MLIPDTLTYAETHEWIRQEDDGTLTVGITDFGQDQLGPLVYVQTPAVGSVLRRGADAGVVESNKTASDVHAPVAGEVVAVNDALANTPEAINGAPYEQWIFRLRPTEAFDESQFLDAAAYTRMIG; translated from the coding sequence ATGCTGATACCAGACACCCTGACTTATGCTGAAACGCACGAGTGGATCCGGCAGGAAGACGACGGCACGCTGACCGTCGGCATCACTGATTTCGGCCAGGACCAGCTCGGGCCGTTGGTGTACGTGCAGACGCCGGCGGTCGGCAGCGTGCTCCGGCGCGGCGCCGACGCAGGCGTGGTCGAATCCAACAAGACCGCTTCCGACGTGCATGCACCGGTGGCGGGCGAGGTGGTCGCCGTGAACGACGCACTCGCCAATACGCCCGAGGCCATCAACGGTGCGCCGTACGAGCAGTGGATTTTCCGGCTGCGACCGACGGAGGCCTTCGACGAATCGCAGTTTCTTGATGCGGCTGCGTACACCAGGATGATCGGCTGA
- a CDS encoding allantoate amidohydrolase, which produces MKTVPEQYRSCGQEIMQRADALAVHTEAVGMLTRTYLTPMHHAAAKQVGEWMNAAGMQVRRDDAGNVIGRYEAAPGHEKAAALVTGSHFDTVRNGGKYDGNLGILLPVSCIAAWHREGRRFPFPIEVIGFAEEEGVRFKATLLGSRAVAGTFDKTVLDNLDEQGNSMREVMRAAGFDPDRLDASAWPAAAVAAFVEVHIEQGPLLLNEALPVGVVTAISGATRFMAELQGLAGHAGTVPMHMRRDAAMTAAEIGLYIEQRCSGRAGLVGTMGIMEVPNGAANVVPGSARFSIDIRAEQDEVREDAVADVEAEIERICARRNVAITLRKTHQASSVPCAGHLQKQLANAIEACGLPLRHLPSGAGHDAMAIAAIADVAMLFVRCGNGGISHHPDEIMSEDDAAIAAQVFSRFVENFAA; this is translated from the coding sequence GTGAAAACTGTTCCAGAGCAATACCGGTCTTGCGGGCAAGAAATCATGCAGCGCGCCGATGCGCTTGCCGTGCATACGGAAGCCGTCGGCATGCTGACGCGCACTTACCTCACGCCCATGCATCATGCCGCCGCGAAACAGGTCGGCGAGTGGATGAACGCCGCCGGCATGCAGGTTCGCCGCGACGACGCCGGCAACGTCATCGGCCGTTACGAAGCCGCACCCGGACACGAAAAGGCTGCGGCGTTGGTCACCGGTTCGCATTTCGATACGGTGCGCAATGGCGGCAAGTACGACGGCAATCTGGGCATTCTGTTGCCGGTGTCATGCATAGCGGCCTGGCACCGGGAAGGCCGGCGTTTCCCGTTCCCGATTGAAGTGATCGGATTTGCGGAAGAAGAGGGTGTGCGCTTCAAGGCGACCTTGCTGGGCAGCCGCGCCGTCGCCGGCACCTTTGACAAGACCGTGCTGGATAACCTCGACGAGCAGGGCAACAGCATGCGCGAGGTCATGCGCGCGGCCGGCTTCGATCCGGACCGCCTCGATGCATCGGCGTGGCCGGCGGCGGCCGTCGCAGCCTTTGTCGAAGTGCATATCGAACAGGGACCGCTGCTGCTCAACGAAGCGCTGCCGGTCGGCGTGGTGACCGCGATCTCCGGCGCAACGCGTTTCATGGCGGAGCTGCAGGGGCTGGCCGGACACGCAGGCACGGTGCCGATGCACATGCGTCGCGATGCCGCGATGACGGCAGCCGAGATCGGTCTGTACATCGAACAGCGCTGCAGCGGCCGGGCCGGCCTGGTCGGCACGATGGGCATCATGGAGGTGCCGAACGGCGCCGCTAACGTGGTGCCCGGCAGTGCGCGCTTTTCCATCGACATCCGCGCCGAGCAGGACGAGGTCCGCGAGGATGCGGTGGCGGACGTCGAAGCCGAAATCGAACGCATCTGCGCACGCCGCAACGTCGCCATTACCCTGCGAAAAACGCATCAGGCTAGCAGCGTTCCGTGCGCCGGCCATCTGCAAAAGCAACTGGCGAATGCCATCGAAGCATGCGGTCTGCCGCTGCGCCATCTGCCTTCGGGCGCCGGCCATGATGCGATGGCAATTGCGGCCATCGCCGATGTGGCAATGCTGTTCGTCCGCTGCGGCAACGGCGGCATCAGCCATCACCCCGACGAAATCATGAGCGAAGACGACGCGGCGATTGCCGCGCAGGTGTTCAGCCGCTTCGTCGAAAACTTCGCGGCCTGA
- a CDS encoding GntR family transcriptional regulator, whose translation MTEAAHPPDSSEAIARDITIAIAEQRLPPGAKLREEALARVYRVSRTKIRAALVMLAKDKLIDLIPDKGAFVSKPTVEETRNIFFVRRTLEAAMVREFVARATAADYATLEAHLREERRAIEENNPQVRSTLLSDFHILLANIVGNDVLTDILVKLAGRSSLITMLYQSTRDAICSTEEHCAFIAAAKAGKVEEAVELMLHHLHHVEEALEFDTPSDPKRDLAKELLL comes from the coding sequence ATGACCGAAGCAGCACATCCTCCCGACAGTTCAGAAGCGATCGCGCGCGACATCACCATCGCCATCGCCGAACAGCGTCTTCCACCCGGGGCAAAACTCCGCGAAGAAGCGCTGGCGCGCGTCTACCGGGTCAGCCGCACCAAGATCCGCGCGGCGCTGGTCATGCTGGCCAAAGACAAGCTGATCGACCTGATCCCGGACAAGGGTGCATTCGTGAGCAAGCCGACCGTGGAAGAAACGCGCAACATCTTCTTCGTGCGGCGCACGCTGGAAGCTGCCATGGTGAGGGAATTCGTCGCGCGTGCGACCGCCGCTGACTACGCCACGCTGGAAGCCCACCTGCGCGAAGAACGCCGCGCCATCGAAGAAAACAATCCGCAAGTGCGCTCGACCCTGTTGAGCGACTTCCACATCCTGCTGGCGAACATCGTCGGCAACGATGTCCTGACCGATATCCTGGTCAAGCTCGCCGGCCGCAGTTCGCTGATCACCATGCTGTATCAGTCGACCCGCGACGCGATCTGTTCGACTGAAGAACATTGCGCATTCATCGCCGCCGCCAAGGCCGGCAAGGTCGAGGAAGCCGTCGAGCTGATGCTGCATCACCTGCACCACGTGGAAGAGGCGCTGGAATTCGATACGCCGTCCGATCCCAAGCGAGATCTCGCCAAGGAATTATTGCTGTAG
- a CDS encoding C4-dicarboxylate transporter DctA, translated as MNRFFKSLFGQVVIALIAGIVVGLFYPDFGQSLKPLGDGFIKLIKMIIPVIVFCVVVQGICGASDLKKVGSVGVKAIIYFEVVTTIALLLGLVLAFVFQPGAGMNIDPTNLDASGLSSYVETAGKVRGTSFADFIMKLIPSTIVSAFTSGDVLQVLLISVIFGCALLLIGDKGQPAVSLIASLSEAFFKCMAFIIRLAPLGVFGAIAFTVGRYGIGSLKQLGMLVLLFYGAVIFFVVVVLGAILRTSGLSIFKLITYLREELIVVLATASSDSVLPQVMRKLEHMGIKKSTVGLVIPTGYSFNLDAFSIYLTMAAVFIAQATNTHLAMGDLLMILAIALITSKGAHGVPGSAIVILAATLTTIPAIPVVGLVLVLSIDWFIGIMRALGNLLGNCVATVVVATWEKDIDKTRARAVLNGEIPAATFE; from the coding sequence GTGAATCGATTTTTCAAATCTTTGTTCGGGCAGGTCGTCATCGCCCTGATTGCCGGCATCGTCGTCGGACTGTTCTACCCTGATTTCGGCCAGAGCCTCAAACCGCTGGGCGACGGCTTCATCAAGCTGATCAAGATGATCATTCCGGTGATCGTGTTTTGCGTGGTGGTGCAAGGAATCTGCGGCGCCAGCGACCTGAAGAAGGTCGGCAGCGTCGGCGTCAAGGCCATCATCTACTTTGAAGTCGTGACCACCATCGCATTGCTCCTCGGCCTGGTGCTGGCCTTCGTGTTCCAGCCCGGTGCGGGCATGAACATCGACCCGACCAACCTCGACGCCAGCGGCTTGTCCAGCTACGTCGAGACCGCCGGCAAGGTCAGAGGCACCAGCTTCGCCGACTTCATCATGAAACTGATCCCGAGCACCATCGTGAGCGCATTCACCTCCGGCGACGTCCTCCAGGTCTTGCTGATCTCGGTCATCTTCGGCTGCGCCCTGCTGCTGATCGGCGACAAAGGCCAGCCTGCCGTCTCGCTGATCGCATCTCTGTCGGAAGCCTTCTTCAAGTGCATGGCGTTCATCATCCGCCTGGCGCCGCTGGGGGTGTTCGGTGCGATTGCGTTCACGGTCGGCCGCTACGGCATCGGTTCGCTCAAGCAGCTCGGCATGCTGGTGCTGCTGTTCTACGGCGCGGTGATCTTCTTCGTGGTGGTGGTGCTGGGGGCGATCCTGCGCACTTCCGGACTGAGCATCTTCAAGCTGATCACCTACCTCCGCGAAGAACTGATCGTGGTGCTGGCAACCGCTTCATCCGACAGCGTGCTGCCACAAGTCATGCGAAAGCTCGAACACATGGGCATCAAGAAGTCGACCGTCGGCCTGGTGATCCCGACCGGCTACTCGTTCAACCTCGATGCGTTCTCCATCTATCTGACCATGGCGGCCGTGTTCATTGCGCAGGCCACCAACACGCATCTCGCGATGGGCGACCTGCTGATGATCCTGGCGATTGCCTTGATCACCTCCAAGGGCGCACACGGCGTGCCGGGTTCGGCCATCGTGATCCTGGCGGCGACGCTGACGACGATCCCGGCGATTCCGGTGGTCGGCTTGGTGCTGGTGCTGTCGATCGACTGGTTCATCGGCATCATGCGCGCACTTGGCAATCTGCTCGGCAACTGCGTCGCCACCGTTGTGGTCGCCACCTGGGAAAAGGACATCGACAAGACCCGCGCCCGCGCCGTGCTGAACGGCGAGATCCCGGCCGCCACATTTGAATGA